One Microbacterium trichothecenolyticum DNA window includes the following coding sequences:
- a CDS encoding GTP-binding protein, protein MVLNKEARAQSETVPVTVLSGFLGSGKTTLLNHVLSNREGRRVAVIVNDMSEINIDARLVDGPLQLARVPEKLVEMSNGCICCTLRDDLLVNVAELAAGGRFDTILIESTGISEPMPVAATFDLDFEAGQMLSRVARLDTMVSVVDVSTFLATLDEAKTLASEGIGVNETDNRTIADLLIDQVEFADVLVLNKTDLVDAGDLASVRAFLGRLNPRARQITTQFGQVELGDVLDTGLFDHELAEEAPGWLQEINGEAHVPETLEYGIGSTVFRADRPFHPVRLAKAISTPWPGLHRAKGFFWLASHPHVVGLWSQAGVNVRFEPIADWARFDAAPGQEIVLIGVGLDAREATERLTRALLTDREMAAGRSVWAKLPDPFAGWARTGVTFHVKRPGVPQGAQRHVHAPGHEHHATP, encoded by the coding sequence ATGGTTCTCAATAAAGAAGCGCGAGCACAGTCTGAGACGGTTCCGGTCACCGTTCTCTCGGGTTTTCTCGGCAGTGGCAAGACGACGCTGCTCAACCACGTCTTGAGCAACCGCGAAGGACGTCGCGTCGCCGTGATCGTCAACGACATGAGCGAGATCAACATCGATGCTCGCCTCGTCGACGGTCCTCTGCAGCTGGCTCGCGTGCCCGAGAAGCTGGTCGAGATGAGCAATGGCTGCATCTGCTGCACCCTGCGCGACGATCTGCTCGTCAACGTCGCGGAACTCGCCGCGGGCGGACGGTTCGACACGATCCTCATCGAGTCGACGGGCATCTCGGAGCCGATGCCGGTCGCCGCGACCTTCGACCTCGATTTCGAGGCGGGGCAGATGCTCTCGCGCGTCGCACGCCTCGACACGATGGTCAGCGTGGTCGACGTATCGACGTTCCTCGCCACGCTCGACGAGGCCAAGACCCTCGCCTCCGAGGGCATCGGTGTGAACGAGACCGACAATCGCACCATCGCCGACCTGCTGATCGACCAGGTCGAGTTCGCAGACGTGCTCGTTCTGAACAAGACCGATCTGGTGGATGCCGGCGACCTGGCGTCCGTGCGCGCGTTCCTCGGCAGGTTGAATCCGCGTGCTCGCCAGATCACGACCCAGTTCGGCCAGGTCGAGCTCGGCGATGTGCTCGACACGGGTCTGTTCGACCACGAACTGGCGGAAGAGGCGCCGGGGTGGCTCCAGGAGATCAACGGCGAGGCCCACGTGCCCGAGACGCTCGAGTACGGCATCGGCTCGACCGTCTTTCGCGCCGACCGGCCGTTTCATCCCGTGAGGCTTGCGAAGGCGATCTCGACTCCGTGGCCGGGTCTGCACCGCGCGAAGGGGTTCTTCTGGCTCGCGAGCCACCCGCACGTGGTCGGACTGTGGTCACAAGCGGGCGTCAACGTGCGCTTCGAGCCGATCGCCGACTGGGCCCGATTCGATGCCGCCCCCGGGCAGGAGATCGTGCTGATCGGCGTCGGGCTCGACGCGCGTGAGGCGACGGAGCGGTTGACCCGAGCGCTCCTCACCGACCGGGAGATGGCCGCCGGGCGATCGGTCTGGGCGAAGCTTCCCGATCCCTTCGCCGGGTGGGCTCGAACCGGTGTGACGTTCCACGTCAAGCGCCCGGGCGTGCCGCAGGGGGCTCAACGACACGTGCACGCGCCCGGACACGAGCACCACGCCACGCCGTGA
- a CDS encoding AAA family ATPase, with protein sequence MSAPTASGRFRRDGFWEDQRAWLDGGFPGRREQIRAMQLGVLAGEHVFLLGPPGTGKTSLVRAFASMLCGRLFEQTLSRTRPDSAVLGPFDIPLLRDHGRFQRAIEGYLLDCEWAFLDEIGHIAPDLGHDLLAALSDRLRHDVDRGRSTHPIPLRTAFTAGNAIPGEDGSDDARALWDRLLVRVPVDYLDRADAALLLAGPVERASSPASRSLADLDHDRRAVEAVRIAPTIIEAVLELRDRLREGGHVFSDRRWSAALGLCRAEAWLDGRVEVERRDLATLRFVLWDSIEQRRSAIREVALAADPSLAAAMTIVERARLLAEVCCSHRGDDAQTRSAWVREARRKHRALADAARELPVAAAWGGFDADAVGALAEASRAIAQLEQPSGQNRPSTHGTASSRASGRRDAPQRAGIAS encoded by the coding sequence GTGAGTGCACCGACCGCATCCGGGCGGTTCCGGCGAGACGGGTTCTGGGAAGACCAGCGGGCATGGCTCGACGGGGGCTTCCCGGGGCGGCGCGAACAGATCCGCGCGATGCAGCTGGGGGTGCTGGCGGGTGAGCACGTGTTCCTGCTCGGCCCGCCCGGCACCGGCAAGACCTCCCTCGTGCGTGCTTTCGCCAGCATGCTGTGCGGGCGCCTGTTCGAGCAGACGCTGTCACGCACCCGCCCCGATTCCGCCGTGCTCGGTCCTTTCGACATCCCGCTGCTGCGCGACCACGGTCGCTTTCAACGGGCGATCGAGGGCTATCTGCTCGACTGCGAGTGGGCTTTTCTCGACGAGATCGGCCACATCGCCCCCGACCTCGGTCACGACCTGCTCGCGGCGCTCAGCGACCGGCTTCGTCACGACGTCGACCGGGGGCGGAGCACGCACCCCATTCCCCTGCGCACGGCGTTCACCGCGGGCAACGCGATCCCCGGCGAGGACGGATCCGACGATGCTCGCGCGCTCTGGGATCGGTTGCTCGTGCGTGTGCCGGTCGACTATCTCGATCGCGCTGATGCGGCTCTCTTGCTCGCAGGCCCCGTCGAGCGGGCGTCGTCTCCCGCCTCGCGGAGCCTGGCCGATCTCGACCACGACCGCCGTGCCGTCGAGGCGGTACGGATCGCCCCGACGATCATCGAGGCGGTGCTCGAGCTGCGCGACCGACTGCGCGAGGGCGGTCACGTCTTCTCCGACCGACGGTGGTCGGCGGCGCTCGGACTGTGCCGAGCCGAAGCCTGGCTCGACGGCAGAGTCGAGGTGGAGCGTCGAGATCTCGCGACGCTGAGGTTCGTGCTGTGGGACTCGATCGAGCAACGCCGCAGCGCGATCCGCGAGGTGGCGCTGGCCGCCGACCCGTCTCTGGCTGCAGCGATGACGATCGTGGAACGCGCGCGGCTGCTCGCCGAGGTGTGCTGCAGCCACCGGGGTGACGACGCGCAGACGCGGAGCGCGTGGGTTCGGGAGGCGCGGCGCAAGCACCGCGCGCTTGCCGACGCCGCTCGTGAGCTCCCCGTCGCCGCCGCCTGGGGCGGCTTCGATGCCGATGCGGTGGGTGCGCTCGCCGAGGCGTCGCGGGCTATCGCCCAGCTCGAGCAGCCATCGGGGCAGAATCGCCCCTCGACGCACGGGACCGCGTCGTCCAGAGCATCGGGGAGGCGGGACGCGCCGCAGCGGGCGGGTATCGCATCGTGA